The DNA region AGGCAAAATGGACAGCTTGAATCTCTTTGTGAAACTTGCAAGAGTAGTTTTCAGAGAAATCAATGTGTATGAGGCATTCATTACTCTTCATGTTCTTTTTCAATTCCCTGTAGTAGTTAAACTGGGTCTTGATGTTGAACAAGTGCCTTTTGAACTTTTTGAGCTGTTTCTGGAAAGTCTCAATCAGGTCCTCCAAAGAACTCTCCATTTCCCTCTTCACGGTGATATTCACAGGCAACTTTTCTTTGCTGTCAccacttttcttctctctgagGACAGTTTCAGTTGTCCACTGCACATAAGAAACTTGGGTTTGACCATCATAGCCAGACTGAATCTTGAGGTCTTGTAGTTTGCAGTTCTTGCATTCCGCATACATGCATGGCTTAAATGTTGGATTACAGCAAGTTTCCTCAGCAAGAGATTCCAACTCTGTTCTCTCCAGAAGTTTAAGTCCATGAAGTTTCTCCACGATAAATTCCAAATTTTCATGCACCTTACATAGACACGTATCTCGGTCTGCAATGGTTGGATGGACTACCCAGTATGGGCGCATTCGGCAGAAGAGTGTATAGGAAAGTTTGCTAGAGACGTTTTCCAGCAGGAATTTCCTATGGAGGTTTTTCATGGTGTCAGTCATAAACCGCTTCTGCTTTTTTACTTTTCCCTTTGTTACGGTCTGCTTTTTACCTGCTGTTGAACGACTTACGTCATCCCTGGTGTAAAAGGCAACAACCTGGTCTTGCAGTTTTGAGTGTGTGGATATGTATTTCTTCCTGGCAAAACAGGCTATTTCGTCCCCGTTTGTGTTCACATTCTTGCAGAATCGTTTGGCTGAGACCCCCAGTGTGTCATGAATGATTTTCTGGAACctgtattttttcaatatttttccaGATACGATTCTGGCGATTAGGTTCCTGGTCTTTTCTTTTGCTGCACACTGAAATTTTTGTTTGAGGCTTTTCACAAGTGCATGATGATAGACCAGAGTTCTCCGCACATCCTTACTGACTGGACTTGTTCCGAGCatcctttttgttcttttcctaGGAGAGTCGACACTGCACAGTAGCCATTCATAGCGCTTACGGTATTTGtctgatatttttgtttgagcTTTAAGCTTTTCCTTGAGTTTGTGATTCTCAATGTAT from Siniperca chuatsi isolate FFG_IHB_CAS linkage group LG13, ASM2008510v1, whole genome shotgun sequence includes:
- the LOC122887329 gene encoding uncharacterized protein LOC122887329, translating into MMSFPPEEKTSKTPRKRTKRMLGTSPVSKDVRRTLVYHHALVKSLKQKFQCAAKEKTRNLIARIVSGKILKKYRFQKIIHDTLGVSAKRFCKNVNTNGDEIACFARKKYISTHSKLQDQVVAFYTRDDVSRSTAGKKQTVTKGKVKKQKRFMTDTMKNLHRKFLLENVSSKLSYTLFCRMRPYWVVHPTIADRDTCLCKVHENLEFIVEKLHGLKLLERTELESLAEETCCNPTFKPCMYAECKNCKLQDLKIQSGYDGQTQVSYVQWTTETVLREKKSGDSKEKLPVNITVKREMESSLEDLIETFQKQLKKFKRHLFNIKTQFNYYRELKKNMKSNECLIHIDFSENYSCKFHKEIQAVHFASSHQQATLHTGVLYIGGEEDHLCFTTISPCKEKGPPAIWAHLSPVLNHLKETCPTVSIIHFFSDGPCSQYRQKGNFYMLTTELYNQGFTAGTWNFFEASHGKGAPDGVGGLLKRTADRLVSQGEDISTAKHLFNALVNTNTAVKIFYIEEATVEKAIQQMPQRLPAVPCTMRIHQVITQAPGKLTYRYVSCLCSTRQILQCQCYQAQAFDFKVNSAVPAFHQEQPDLEVQWDRDDIVGQWCVIRYDDEVYPGTIVEVSETHVHVKCMHRVGHNRYFWPMREDALWLIPAPQHVTARHVEIKRDVWEDIAKSYLNG